aagatttattgatttattcatttatttatttgaaagtcagagttacacaaagagaagagaggcagagagagagagagatcttccatctgatggttcactccccagttggctgcaatgtctggacctgtgccaatccaaagccaggatccaggggcttcttccaggttccaaggtacagggttccaaggacttgggccatctacttcttagcagagagctggattggaagtggaggagccaggactcaaaccggcgcccatatgggatgccagcactgcaagccatggttttacctgctacaccacagcaccagccccaggatgtttttaaaagttgttcaTATGACCCATTCTTGGCCAATCACAATCTACCACACTATCTTAAAACCCCAGTAGACACAATAGAAACACAGACCAAAGACAGACAAAAACGCAGAAACTGAGGTGAGATATGAGGTGATGAGAAAGATAAATGCAAAAACTGGATTTGCAAAAGGAAACAGAGTGCTATAGATAAACAGTGACAAAGGTACAGCTATAAATAGGGCCACACAAAGGGGCAGCAAAGCAGTGAAAGCAGGAGACACACGGAGATGCAAAGACAGACATAAAATATGCAGAGCAATACACTGAAAGAAATACAGAGGGACAAAACGAGGCatagcaaaaaagaaaagggtGTACACAAAGAGAGATGAAGACCTCATTGAATCTCTCAATCTATTCACTTCTGAAAACAGTTTAACCCAGGACTTCATGttacatggggaaaaaaaagtaagtgTGAGTTGAGCTTCAATCATTTGGAACCAATAATATAGAATTTTTTATTGCTGATTCTACTTTCTCAAAAACGAAAATTGGTCTCAGTGTAACTTGCCAGGATACACTTGGAACAGTTTGTTTCTCTGTGACACCAGGGACTGCTATGTATACCACCAATAATTCCCCCATGCTTAGAATACACAAAGCTCCAGACTGAAAGAGAGCCTAGGATATCCTAAAGCTGTTGCATCAAACATCATATTAAGACCCATCAAAGGTGTGACAATTGAATGGGTCTCTCTTCTGCCCACCCTTTCATGGCACCCCCATGATCTTCTCGTCTCCTTTCAATGAACAGCACCCCTTCTGGTCACACATTGGCTTGGTCACCTCAAACATCTTCTGCTTCACCCTGTAGCAGTTTCCTGCCTCCACCCAATTAAAGAGGATTTGGATACAAACAACACATAATCGTGTTTAATTATGAAAAAAGCTCTAATTTCAGGTAAGTGGTTTTGATGTGCTCTTCTTGAGCAACTTGTAGGGGCAGGATGTGGAAACAGAAACCCCGTTGAGGAGACACAGCTGgcagcacacagacacaggcagaggctctggGGACAGTTCAGGAAGCCGAGTCACAGCCAAATCCTTGGAGTGGGGTCACAGGAGGTGAGATGGCAGCTGCAACAGAGTCACTGTGGGACTCTGATCTCAGAGGAAGGCAGGCTGACTCAGGCAGCTGGGAGTTCTGAGCTAGGACAGGAAGTCGGGCTTTACAGAAGCAATAACTAATCTGTTAAAATGTCCACAGGAGTCAGCGCAGGAGCCCTGTagaagagatgggagagagatgggggtgtGGTCAGCACATGGCCTCCAAAGGACACACCCTTTCCTCTCCCCACAGATCTCCCTGCTGCTTCAGACATAGAAAATTGAGGCCCAGGACAGATAATCATCACCTCCCCCAGTGTCTAAGAAAGTAGAAATCACCTAAAGAGGACATAGAAGTTCACTTTGATGCAGGTGTACTGGAGGTGAGGAGGAAGAGCTGCTACTCTTCCATGAAAATGAAGGGCTCAGTCTTTTTACTGAATTATGCAACACCTTCTAATGAAAACACTACCACTAATGGGGTTACTAATAAGTCTACAGAGAGTAGCAAACCAATATGTGGCACAAAATGGGCATCGCTCCATGTCCAACACCTAAGATGTGGCTCTGGCTCCAAGTTTCACAGAAAGATGCTAGCAAGTTAGtattttattcttggaaacaaCTTCTGGAGCTGTTTACAAGAACTGATAAAGTTCTGTCCTAACTCCTGATCCCCACAGTAAAGCAGGCTATGAACTGAGACCATTGTGCCCAGGTATATTCACTCAATTCATGCCCTTTCCTCTTACACCTGTCCCCATGCCACCCACTGAACAAGGGACAAAACATTACCTGCTGGTGGAGGCCCACGGGTCCCTACAAGATAAAGATATACAGAGAAAAGTCTCATTATACAAACAACCACTCTCACCCCAAAGAAAAATGAGTCATGCAACTTCATCAGTGAGCTATATTCTCTCCCTACTCTTGTTCCATAAGGCCTTAATCATCCTAAGCTAAAATCTCCCATGACAAATGAAACTGTTAATTAACGAAGAAAACATGATGACCCTGTTAATAGAGGAGGCTTTAGGGAAGGATCCAGTGAGGTAATACAGAAAATAAGAGACTCTTAGGATAAACTCCACCACTCTGGGGCAGAGCTTCCTTTCAACCCGTAAGATCAGACTCTGAAGTCTCTCTGGGGGTTGTCCGATCTCCTCCAACTGAAATTCCTTCCTTTCAGAGGTAGGGGAAAAGAAGCAATCTGTAGAGGCAGAGCCTCCTGAACAGAGGGTCTCAGGCCCATCTTCCCCACTTCCCCACAGAGCTCCTCACCTTTCTGACTCCTTTGACGGATGAAAAGGCCCAGCCCGAGGAAGATCAGCCCCAGCACGAAGCCGCCAACACCACTCAGCATCTTGCTCTGGGCAGATTCAGACTGCACCCCTGGGGAGGAGAACCTGAGTATCAGCATCTGTCCCCAAAGTGCAATGTTCCTGGCTGCAGTCTCAAGTCCAATTTAAAgtaccagaggcagaggcaccaAAGGAGCCTACTTCTCCATTCTAATCATCTCTAGGGTACAGAAGGATCAGCCAATAGATCCATGGACACAGCAGGTAGGGACAGAGATGGGTAAGTAGATCCTCACTCCTGAGGGATACATCTACAACCTATAAGAGCTGGCTTCCAAGGCCACAGGGTGTAAGATGACCTCCCTCCATTTGGGAAGACAGTGAGATCAGTAATCTACAAATGCGTCTGCACCAGTGCACCTGTCTCCCATGATTCCCACCTGAGCAGTGACCTCACAGATAATGGATAGGATGGGGCAGAGGGAGCTCCACCCTCTGTCTTGTGGGACCAACAGTGAAAGAAAACGATTTGCCCCTTACGCCACTCCACCGTGATGGGGCTCTCGACGCTGGGGTGCTCCACTTGGCAGGTGTAGACATCTCCTCGCTGGGGAGTCATTTCCAGCATCACCAGAATCTGGAAGGTCCAGTCCCCATTCCTAATAAGGGGGGTAGACACAATCCCAGCTGTCTCCTCCTGGTCATTCCGAAACCAGCGGACTTTGATCTGGCTGGGGTAGAAATCTGTCACTGAGCAGACCAGCATGTTGTGGTGGTCCAGAACCTCTGTCTCGGAAGGGGAGATGGTCACCATAGGCTTCTCTGAGGGCAGTAACAGACAGGAAAAGACAGAGTAAGTGAGACGTGAAAGCACATGGCAAGTCTCCCAATGGGGAGCAGTCACCCCTTGACACCAAACTAGACAGATTCCTGGATTCCAAGTATTGAATTAGAATCTGAGAATCACCTCTTATTAGTTGACATGTATTAGTCAATTTACTTTTCAGAATAATAAGAGACAATAAAAATCATTCTGTAGGAGTTACTATGTTTAAAATATTGAagaccttggggccggcactctgacgcagcaggttaacaccctggcctgaggcaccagcatcccatatggtcgccagttctagtcctggctgctctacttccaatccagctctctgctgtggcctgggaaagcagtggaagatggcccaagtccttgggcccctgcacccgcgtaggagacccggaaaaggctcttggctcctggcttcagatcggtgcagctctggccgttgcagccaattggggagtgaaccatcggatagaagatctctctctttctctctctccctccctccctccctccctctcctctctgtgtggctcttacattctaataaataaataaatctttttaaaaaatgctttaaaatattgaagccctataaaattagaaatcaatacgTTATTTAGGCCATctcttataaaactaaaaataacaacaaacttTTTCCCCTTACTCCTACTGAAATTGAAGGTCACCACTCCAGGCAGTGACACTGTTTTCTGTTAGTTCCATTGCTCCACCACAGAAGAGAAAATACAGCAGCCATGACTCTTGTTTCTTGGTGTAAGACCATTAGCACAAGTCACAGTCCAATAAATAGTAATATGGTCTGAGAAACATCTGGACAATAAAGTAGGACAACAGTGACCACCACATCAGGTAACACTTGTCTGCCACGCTGTGTCCCACAATTTTACATCCGTAATACTCAGGGAGAGCCACAGCACTGCCTACATGTTTCCAGTCAATGCACCTTCCCTCTGACTTTTACCCTAACCTTAGCTCAAATGCCATTCTACATTGAACCCCCATATGCACAGACAAATgtacattatttttaacttttatttaataaatataaatttccaaagtatagcttatggattacaatggctttcccccccataacttccctcccactcacaaccctcccctctcccgctccctctccccttccattcacatcaagattcattttcaattatctttatatacagaagatcaatttagtatatattaaataaagatttcaactgtttgcacccacatagaaacacaaagtgagtactagttatagcattaattcacattgcacaacacattaaggacagagatcctacataaggagtaagtgcacagtgactcctgttgttgacttaacaaattgacactcttgtttatggcatcagtaatcaccctaggctcttgtcatgagttgccaaggctatggaagccttttgagttcaccaactctgatcttttttagacaaggtcatagtcaaagtggaagttctctcctcccttcagagaaaagtacctccttcaacaaatgtatattattaaatatataaatttcaatCTCCACATCATATATGCCacctatattatattttattcactCATTGATGCAGCCATTCAACACATATAAATTTGACAAGCTCTGGGAATCCAAAGATAAATGACAGACCATGGCCCTGTCTTGATAGAAGttgcaatctttaaaaagatcctAACAAATGAGTATGCTATTTCAGAAGTTTATGTGCTTAGAAGGAAAAGTAAAGAAGTCTTTAAGGAAAATAACATCAATAGATTATCATGTTTGTCCACGCCTCTTTTCCTAATTTTCTCAGATTGCCACTCATGATCAAATATGGCATACTTTTTCCTGCCTATCTTACACGTCTTACCCTTCACTTCTAATTTAGAATTAGAATTATTTAATTGTAGTTCCTTATTCTCCTGGTGTGAATTATAGTCTATTAAAGACTAGTAAATTGTTGTTCATTGCTATTactaattattaaatattaacagatgttttatatatttgctgttctcttattttcatttctttttaacattcGAGTTTAATAACTAGCTGTCTATCCTACTCCATCTTCTTGTTATTaagaattccttccttccttctgaaaTCAAACATTATCACATATGTtctctaaagaaaatattctgacaggccatcagagaaggaggttcctttctctgaagggaggagagaacttccactttgattatggccttgtctaaataaagtcggagtttgtgaactcaagaggcttccatagcctaggcagctcatgacaagagcctcgggtgattactgacgccataaacaagagtgtcgattgttaaatcaacaataggagtcactgtgcacctactccccatgtaggatctctgtcctttatgtgttgtacaatgtgaattaatgctataactagtactcaaacagtactttacactttgtgtttctgtgtgggtgcaaacagttgaaatctttatttaatatatactaaattgatcttctgtatataaggataattgaaaatgaatcttaatggagaatgggatgggagagggagtaggagatgggatggtttgtgggtgggagggtggttatggggggaaaactgctataacccaaaagttgtacttttgaaatttatacttattaaataaaagttttctaaaataaaaaaggaaatattctgAGATTCTTTCAGAGGCTGGCTTGAGTTAATGAGAATGCAATGTGTACACACAAGTATAACTGGAATTGGCTGAAGACAAAAGATGGTTCCTGGACCTAATTAAATGGCACTCATGAGCatcatgtttttgttttggacTTTTAACTCATGTTCACGTTCTCCTACCCAGAGTATCACTGAAATTATGACCAGCTACATGGCCTCATAAAATCTGTTCATCTTACACTGACTGTGACTAAATATAGAAggcataagtttttttttttttcatgaaaaagaaTTACATAGCAAAAAGTAAGTACTTGGTGGCATTGGGATGTAGACCAGAAGAAGGCAAGAATATAAAGATAAAACTGCAGTCAGACTAGGGATTAATCATGAATTTTCAACCCTTGAACGTATCATTTTTATCCAACTAATGCTGCTTCTGATCCTACCCAGCCAGCTTCCAGGAGGTTTTGCTTCCATTAGATTCTACACACATAAGAACGGTCTTGTGTTTGGGGGAGGCTTCAGGACGTGGTAACTGTAAGCTAACTAGTAGAGTGTCTATCATGTACCAATATTAGCACACGTAAGATGATGATGCTAATCCCAAACTGGAAGATAGCTGTGAGAACAGACGGCATAATGTAGATGGGATCTGGCAAGGTAATCATCTACAGGTGCTCATTAAGTGAGTATAATTATCTTTCAGAACATCTACCCCTGAGTGATGTGGTGATGCAAGCGGGTAGAGGGAGCGGAAGCCAGGGCAGGGGAAACAGATCTACACCAAAAGAAGCCTGGGACAATTTTTATTCATGCTCTTTGAATTAGGCAACTCATtgagcttttcaaaaaaatttaaggcTCTTCCTTACAACACCATTgactgctatttttatttttagcaaacACTGTTAGCCCCAGACTTTgcattcataaaatttaaattactaaGATCTAAATCAGTAAGCATTTACTTTAAAGTGCTAAGTAAAATAGTAAAGAATGATTGATAAAATCCATTTTCAAACCTCTGTTCATTCTTGCTTCTCTTAAACTTACAAAAATGAGCAGTCAACCACACTTACTCATTGACAGTGGTTTCCTGAGCTAGTGCTACCTACCATCAGTGCCAGTCCTCTCCTCAGCGCTAGGACTGGTGACAGTCACTTAAGAAAACAGAATTGGGGCAGGCTGTTGGGTATCAGTTAAGCCCTGGCTGGGAATGCCCACACCCCATCTGtagtgcctgagttccagtcccagctccactctcaacttcctgctaatgcagatcctgggaggcagcaggtaatggctcaagtacgcgccctgccacccacatgggagacctggatggaattctgggttcctggctcccacccacccacccagcctctGTTGTTGCAggaattcggggagtgaaccagtggatggaagaactccctcgctctcgctctctccatctccctctaatttattcaataaaaacaGGATTGAGAGAATGGTTTGAAACCAAAATGTCAAAATACAATGTGCCAACTACAGCACGTACAAAGTGCCCGGCAAGCAAAGGCGGTACGGCCCTAGGTCCACAGGGCCCAGTCTGTTGGCGTCTCAGCGGCCTAAGCTCTGCAGATGGGTCCTTGGCCCTGCTAGATGGCTCCAAGGACCAGAGACATGGGCTGGGGACACGCTCTCCCGGCTACCCACAGTGCACAGGTTAAGGAAGAAGGCAAACGCACAAAAGAAGAGCAGAGGACCAGGCGGACCACCAGGCGGGGCCACACCAGGCAGCCGCCACAGCCTCCTTAGGAAACGTCCAAGGACTGCTGGGGTCCGGTCCCCGCCCTCCCCTGGGTCGCCGCCCCGTCCCCTCCGCACAGAGGGGCTCGCGTCCCAGAGGCCCCTCCCCGAGCAGGGAGACCCGGCCGGCGGCGGAGGGCCCGCGCTCACCTCGCCGCTGTAAGGTGCTGCCCAGCTCAATCTCGTAGTTGTGTCTGCAGACCGTGTCTATCTCGGCGCGCGTCCGCTCCAGGATGTCCggctggctgttccagttcttgGCGTCCGGCCGGCCCAGCTCGGTCACCGCCAGGTACTCGTCCACGTCGCTGTCGAAGCGCACGAACTCCTCCCGGTTGTAGATGTATCTGTTCACGGACCGCACCCGCTGCGTCCCGTTGGTGAAGTAACACAAGCCCTTGAACTGGAACACGAAATCCTCTGCGGGGCATCAACGCGCGGAGTCAGGCCCCGGCCCGGCTCAGCCGCACCGCCCCTTGCGGCCGTCGCTGTGCGGGGCCGGCGTTGAGTCAGAGAAGCCCGGAACCCGCCGCTTCTCCTCCGACTCCCGCCAACCCAGCCCCGCGCCTCCCGAACCCGGGTCGCCCAGTCGGCTCCTCCCGCTCCTCCGAGGGCTCCCGGGGTCCGCCTCACCCGAGGGGCAGCCGCAAAGGCGGGGCGCTGAGAGCGccggccccggcccgggcccgCGAATCGGCCGGAATCGGCGGCGGTGGGTTGCACCTGCAGGCCGTACCTGGAGGGGTGGGGCGGTCCCTCCGGAAGCCTTACTCCGTGAATTCCAGGGAACCTCAGAGACAGGTATCCCCACAAGCACAGAGCTCAGGCGAACAGCACAGGAGGTCTAACGTGAGCGGACTCCAAGCCTGTCTGACAGGCGTAGGCTCCGGGCCTCTGCCAAGCGCCCTGCTTCCCACCTTGTCCCGGCTTGctctgggaggtggggtggggggtggagacaCCTCCGAGTCCTACAATGGAACGTCTTATTCATGAGAGGAGCACAAGCTTTGACTTTAAAAAGATTCCAGTTGAATTGCGTCGATTACCAGCTTGGGCAGGCTACCTAATACCATCTAAATTGTTATAACAGAGTGTGCTTTTATCTATTATCTTAGATACAGAGGAGCCTCGTGTTGTGGTGGGAAGAACAGGGTTCTTAGAGGGAACTGGCTGTGGGCACAACTGTGTGAAAACAAAGTCACAAGGGGCGGCGCTTTGCCATGGTGGGTTAACcccacacctgcagtgccagcatcccatataggtgcctgttagagtcctggctgctctgcttctgattcagctccctgctaatgcgcctgggaaagcagcaacaacggcacaagaacttgggctcctgccaccatgtgagaggtggggaagcagctcttgccacagccctggccgctgtagccatctgggaaatgaaacagcaagtcgaagattctctctctctctctctctctctctctctctctctctgcctttcaaataaatacataattttttaaatgtcacaaTACCTGCACCTAGGCATGTTGGAAGGTTGAGAGAATTTATATAAAGATATTAATCCTGTGTCCGCAATGAGTGGTTTCTCAATACCCATTGTTCTTTAACTCTCCCGTTCTTTACATTTTTCCCGAGTTCAGCCCACCTTCAACTCATGCCTCTGACTCTCAGTCAAGTTATCATTTGCCCCTACGCCAGTGGGACCTGAAGGTAAGACTCCCTATCTGTGGTCAGCACTTGGCTTCAGTTAGAAGCCAAGTGTTtgcctccatgaacttttcactCAGGTCAGGAATATAGACTCCTTGTCCTCAGAAACCAGAGACTATTGCTGCCCTGTTTCCCCAGCCCAGAATCGCAAAATAAATCCCTGCTATTTAGCAAAGATAAAGTCTTGGGGATCCTGAAGTAACAAACCTGTGTTTCTCTGGAAAAATCCTGTCTTCGAAAATAAGCCCCAATCTCACTTTATCCCGTCACTAATAAAGGCTATGCATGTCATGCCCTCCCTCTTAGTGTAACATCCCCAGGCTTGAGCCCATGGGGAGGAGGCCACCTGTGCTCATCTTACGATCAGAAGGCAGACACCAGGCTGTctggaaaagaggaaattaacTGGTGATAGAGCGCTGTATTCTAAGCTCACAGAGATCACCGttccccacaccccagcccaAGGAGGATTCCCTGActggggccctggggagcagccgCCTGCGCTTACGTGGGGAGTCGTGGCCCTCTGCCGCCGGGGAGCTCAGCACCACCAGGATCGCCAGCACAGCTGCTCTACGAAGGCTTCTGGGAAGCCGCAGCGCCATCCGCCGGGACATACTTGAGAACAAGGGAAGAAGCGAATGGCAGTCAGCAAAGCTTGCCCCAAATAGATCTGATGTGCCTACCTGGGAGAATAAAAACCTGAGAAAGCTTCCAGGAGTGTTGGGATTGGCGGGTCCCCAGGAAGGGAGCCAATCAGCGCTGGAGCTACAGGACGTCATCTGTCTCTGGGCAGACATTTGTTCTGAAGGTTCTCTATCCAACGCCTGGCGCTGCCTTCACCAAATTGCACTGGGTGAACATTTAATGCCTGTTGGGTCAAACTACAGAAGTCTGCCTAGATCTGAAGACCGAATGCCTTAGTGGTTTAAAGAACCGAAAATCAAAAGCGATTCAAGAGTGGACATCTTGGTGACACTTGTTTGAACCTCTGGTGGACCGTGGCCGGAGGGCATGGTGCAGGTTGGGATGTTCGTGTCCCACTCTGGAGTACTCAGGCTCGgttcccagcccagctccctgctgacgcggaccctgggaggcagcagcaatggctcttGCGATccgt
The sequence above is drawn from the Lepus europaeus isolate LE1 chromosome 3, mLepTim1.pri, whole genome shotgun sequence genome and encodes:
- the LOC133756829 gene encoding HLA class II histocompatibility antigen, DQ beta 1 chain, whose amino-acid sequence is MSRRMALRLPRSLRRAAVLAILVVLSSPAAEGHDSPQDFVFQFKGLCYFTNGTQRVRSVNRYIYNREEFVRFDSDVDEYLAVTELGRPDAKNWNSQPDILERTRAEIDTVCRHNYEIELGSTLQRREKPMVTISPSETEVLDHHNMLVCSVTDFYPSQIKVRWFRNDQEETAGIVSTPLIRNGDWTFQILVMLEMTPQRGDVYTCQVEHPSVESPITVEWRVQSESAQSKMLSGVGGFVLGLIFLGLGLFIRQRSQKGTRGPPPAGLLR